A part of Amycolatopsis lurida genomic DNA contains:
- a CDS encoding PadR family transcriptional regulator → MASKLTPLAMAVLELLHERAMHPYEMAQLMRERFVSTRVKVKAGSLYHTVDRLVQNGFVEAVETQRDGKRPERTVYAMTDAGRDEFVDRAQDMLANPAEEYPEFLSALAVIDELGPEMSLTHLKHRVLRLQAAIASDQVVLENLVNEHKLPEVYWLDWSYATARRAFELQWTQKLVEDLESGRIRFQGHCTPHLNLVTEDDSDERATS, encoded by the coding sequence ATGGCCTCGAAGCTCACTCCGCTCGCCATGGCGGTGCTGGAGCTCCTTCACGAGCGGGCCATGCATCCGTACGAGATGGCGCAGCTGATGCGGGAGCGCTTCGTCAGCACGCGCGTCAAAGTGAAGGCGGGCTCGCTCTACCACACGGTGGATCGCCTGGTGCAGAACGGATTCGTCGAGGCCGTCGAGACACAGCGCGACGGCAAACGCCCCGAGCGCACCGTCTACGCGATGACGGACGCCGGCCGCGACGAGTTCGTCGACCGAGCGCAGGACATGCTGGCCAACCCCGCCGAGGAGTATCCCGAGTTCCTCAGCGCGCTCGCCGTCATCGACGAGCTCGGCCCGGAGATGTCGCTCACCCACCTCAAGCATCGCGTGCTGCGGCTTCAGGCCGCCATCGCCTCCGACCAGGTCGTGCTCGAAAACCTGGTCAACGAGCACAAACTCCCCGAGGTCTACTGGCTCGACTGGTCCTACGCCACCGCGCGGCGGGCCTTCGAGCTCCAGTGGACCCAAAAACTGGTCGAAGACCTGGAATCCGGTCGCATCCGGTTCCAGGGACATTGCACGCCGCACCTGAACCTGGTCACCGAGGACGACAGTGATGAACGCGCGACAAGCTGA